One stretch of Janibacter limosus DNA includes these proteins:
- a CDS encoding alpha/beta hydrolase codes for MTTREDLDDLMTAVRQGRLRVGPRTRAIALILHGGRSVTPQPRRHRDVSYLRMLPFAPAVARVSRGSIAPVLVHNRHGGWIASSGTGLVQTREIVRRLAAEHDLPVVLLGHSSGGWAALRGGGQDEVIGSVALAPWVGEHDPVDHLRDKVVRVIHGVDDTVCSPTRSRDLVDRLRAVGGDATHQEVSGGHALLDHPGRWHRLAASAAVEVLERGTSR; via the coding sequence ATGACGACGCGCGAAGACCTCGACGACCTCATGACAGCGGTCCGCCAGGGCCGCCTCCGGGTCGGTCCCCGCACACGTGCGATCGCGCTGATCCTGCACGGCGGGCGCTCGGTGACCCCACAGCCGCGCCGCCACCGCGATGTCTCCTACCTGCGGATGCTCCCCTTCGCCCCCGCCGTGGCGCGGGTCTCCCGAGGGAGCATCGCGCCCGTCCTCGTGCACAACCGGCACGGGGGCTGGATCGCCTCGTCGGGCACCGGTCTGGTGCAGACCCGTGAGATCGTGCGACGTCTGGCGGCCGAGCACGACCTGCCCGTCGTGCTGCTCGGTCACTCCAGCGGCGGCTGGGCGGCGCTGCGCGGCGGGGGTCAGGACGAGGTCATCGGCAGCGTCGCTCTCGCCCCGTGGGTGGGGGAGCACGACCCGGTGGATCACTTGCGCGACAAGGTCGTCCGCGTCATCCACGGCGTGGACGACACCGTGTGCAGCCCGACGCGCTCACGTGACCTCGTCGACCGGCTGCGCGCCGTCGGAGGCGACGCCACCCACCAGGAGGTGAGCGGTGGCCACGCCCTGCTCGACCACCCGGGTCGCTGGCACCGGCTCGCGGCCAGCGCGGCGGTCGAGGTGCTGGAGCGGGGCACGAGCCGCTAG